Proteins encoded within one genomic window of Agelaius phoeniceus isolate bAgePho1 chromosome Z, bAgePho1.hap1, whole genome shotgun sequence:
- the SUSD1 gene encoding sushi domain-containing protein 1 isoform X4: MGAGGGRAPGPLLLLLLLPALPRCAARVIVNRSIPDVCATCHIHATCQQSGGKSVCICNYGFVGNGRTHCQDKDECQIGASKICGNHTLCHNTHGSFYCVCLDGYRASNNNKTFIPNDGTNCTDIDECEEAELCGHNARCVNTEGSYMCYCNDGYKLETGERSFRQDGNIVSCKGVDCGAPPFVLNARPTSVSGTTYRSEVTYYCDHGYLMAGGSGTAVCNAKGQWDGPDLVCKEIDCGKPLLIPHTTMTWDNSTTLWSRVYYHCKEGYYFNGDRNFSECTIDQSWENITYVCKEEELFSNLSIFNETCVRWQRKSGRLGVQETYTFHILGQRLDEKIFSEDVIFNISTSEDNPKVCLDLDSGSNYVVNITTISSTNITVSFTVAIQTKVKEAFNNVLIFNDTCLKWRRNVRGTDVEDKYSFHVQGQRWYQKNFFHEMTFEFSTHKQAPEVCLDLQPGTNYSINISMVALNFSLLVSMTTQITDPPFPEVEFVAIKGSAPLLRLRKAEDENGPISLYQVIVLPLDLQSTFICDSFAATSFFNNTADINGYVAAEFQAKDVADNMSIALGDRHYYGKFYNAPLKLGEEYCVFLKIISEWNKVRTQSCAVWAQIKNLSPTLQYMTAVGLGSVAAVCLILFLSFSVSRSCLHSSVHPPPAPVACEAVRLSTTGDVAQAGIASSFLETESVSLL; the protein is encoded by the exons TAATTGTGAACAGATCCATTCCCGATGTCTGTGCAACTTGCCACATTCATGCAACATGTCAGCAAAGTGGAGGAAAAAGTGTTTGTATCTGCAATTATGGATTTGTAGGCAATGGAAGAACCCATTGTCAAG ATAAAGATGAATGCCAGATTGGAGCCAGCAAGATCTGTGGAAATCATACCCTGTGCCATAATACACATGGAAGTTTTTACTGTGTTTGTCTTGATGGATACCGAGCCTCCAACAACAACAAGACATTTATTCCCAATGATGGCACGAACTGTACAG ATATTGATGAATGTGAGGAGGCTGAGCTGTGTGGTCACAATGCAAGATGTGTGAATACTGAAGGAAGCTATATGTGTTACTGCAATGATGGTTATAAATTAGAAACTGGAGAACGTTCTTTTCGTCAAGATGGAAACATAGTTTCATGCAAAG GTGTGGACTGTGGGGCTCCACCTTTTGTTTTGAATGCACGTCCAACATCTGTGAGTGGGACCACATACAGAAGTGAAGTTACTTACTATTGTGATCATGGGTACCTGATGGCGGgtggcagtggcactgcagtCTGCAATGCCAAAGGACAGTGGGATGGCCCTGATTTGGTGTGCAAAG AAATAGACTGTGGCAAACCTTTGCTGATTCCACACACGACAATGACCTGGGACAACTCTACCACTCTGTGGAGCAGAGTGTACTACCACTGCAAAGAAGGATATTACTTCAATGGAGACAGGAATTTTTCAGAATGCACAATAGATCAGTCATGGGAGAATATTACATATGTGTGCAAAG AAGAGGAATTATTTAGTAATTTATCCATTTTCAATGAAACATGTGTGAGGTGGCAAAGGAAAAGTGGAAGACTGGGAGTGCAGGAAACATACACA TTTCATATACTGGGCCAAAGATTGGATGAGAAGATATTCTCAGAAGATGTGATATTTAACATCAGTACAAGTGAAGATAATCCAAAGGTGTGTTTAGATCTGGACTCTGGAAGTAACTACGTGGTGAATATAACTACCATTTCTTCTACAAACATCACTGTCTCATTTACAGTAGCAATTCAGACAAAGG TAAAGGAAGCTTTCAATaatgtattaatttttaatgataCCTGCTTGAAATGGAGGAGAAATGTCAGGGGAACTGATGTGGAAGACAAATACTCA TTTCATGTGCAAGGCCAGCGTTGGTATCAGAAGAACTTCTTTCATGAAATGACCTTCGAATTTTCCACACACAAGCAAGCTCCTGAAGTTTGTTTAGACTTGCAACCAGGCACCAATTACTCTATTAATATTTCCATGGTTGCTTTGAATTTTTCACTGCTTGTTTCTATGACAACACAAATTACAG ATCCTCCTTTCCCAGAAGTAGAATTTGTTGCGATAAAAGGTTCTGCACCTTTGCTCAGACTCCGGAAAGCAGAAGATGAAAATGGACCAATCAG TCTTTATCAAGTGATTGTGCTTCCTCTGGATTTGCAAAGCACTTTTATTTGTGACTCCTTTGCTGCTACATCTTTCTTTAATAACACCGCTGACATTAACGGATATGTGGCAGCTGAATTTCAGGCAAAGGATGTTGCTGATAATATGTCAATTGCTCTTGGAGACAGACATTATTATGGGAAGTTTTATAATGCTCCTTTAAAGCTGGGAGAAGAGTATTGtgtttttttgaaaataataagTGAGTGGAATAAG gtAAGAACACAGTCCTGTGCTGTTTGGGCACAAATTAAAA ATTTATCACCCACTCTACAATACATGACTGCTGTTGGATTAGGGTCAGTGGCTGCTGTCTGCCTTATATTGTTCCTGTCATTCTCTGTGTCACG gtCTTGTCTCCACAGCTCAGTGCatcccccacctgctcctgtaGCCTGTGAGGCTGTACGTTTATCTACTACAGGAGACGTGGCACAAGCAGGCATTGCATCATCATTCCTAGAGACTGAAAGTGTCTCTCTTCTCTGA
- the SUSD1 gene encoding sushi domain-containing protein 1 isoform X2, which produces MGAGGGRAPGPLLLLLLLPALPRCAARVIVNRSIPDVCATCHIHATCQQSGGKSVCICNYGFVGNGRTHCQDKDECQIGASKICGNHTLCHNTHGSFYCVCLDGYRASNNNKTFIPNDGTNCTDIDECEEAELCGHNARCVNTEGSYMCYCNDGYKLETGERSFRQDGNIVSCKEIGCGSPPEMKHGYIVGNYSLLPGSAVHYECQEGFYSNEGKFSYCTANETWEPATLSCKGVDCGAPPFVLNARPTSVSGTTYRSEVTYYCDHGYLMAGGSGTAVCNAKGQWDGPDLVCKEIDCGKPLLIPHTTMTWDNSTTLWSRVYYHCKEGYYFNGDRNFSECTIDQSWENITYVCKEEELFSNLSIFNETCVRWQRKSGRLGVQETYTFHILGQRLDEKIFSEDVIFNISTSEDNPKVCLDLDSGSNYVVNITTISSTNITVSFTVAIQTKVKEAFNNVLIFNDTCLKWRRNVRGTDVEDKYSFHVQGQRWYQKNFFHEMTFEFSTHKQAPEVCLDLQPGTNYSINISMVALNFSLLVSMTTQITDPPFPEVEFVAIKGSAPLLRLRKAEDENGPISLYQVIVLPLDLQSTFICDSFAATSFFNNTADINGYVAAEFQAKDVADNMSIALGDRHYYGKFYNAPLKLGEEYCVFLKIISEWNKVRTQSCAVWAQIKNLSPTLQYMTAVGLGSVAAVCLILFLSFSVSRSCLHSSVHPPPAPVACEAVRLSTTGDVAQAGIASSFLETESVSLL; this is translated from the exons TAATTGTGAACAGATCCATTCCCGATGTCTGTGCAACTTGCCACATTCATGCAACATGTCAGCAAAGTGGAGGAAAAAGTGTTTGTATCTGCAATTATGGATTTGTAGGCAATGGAAGAACCCATTGTCAAG ATAAAGATGAATGCCAGATTGGAGCCAGCAAGATCTGTGGAAATCATACCCTGTGCCATAATACACATGGAAGTTTTTACTGTGTTTGTCTTGATGGATACCGAGCCTCCAACAACAACAAGACATTTATTCCCAATGATGGCACGAACTGTACAG ATATTGATGAATGTGAGGAGGCTGAGCTGTGTGGTCACAATGCAAGATGTGTGAATACTGAAGGAAGCTATATGTGTTACTGCAATGATGGTTATAAATTAGAAACTGGAGAACGTTCTTTTCGTCAAGATGGAAACATAGTTTCATGCAAAG AAATCGGATGTGGTTCCCCTCCTGAAATGAAGCATGGCTACATTGTGGGGAACTACAGCTTGCTACCAGGAAGTGCAGTTCATTATGAGTGTCAAGAAGGGTTTTACAGCAATGAAGGAAAGTTCTCATACTGCACTGCAAATGAAACTTGGGAACCTGCCACTTTAAGCTGTAAAG GTGTGGACTGTGGGGCTCCACCTTTTGTTTTGAATGCACGTCCAACATCTGTGAGTGGGACCACATACAGAAGTGAAGTTACTTACTATTGTGATCATGGGTACCTGATGGCGGgtggcagtggcactgcagtCTGCAATGCCAAAGGACAGTGGGATGGCCCTGATTTGGTGTGCAAAG AAATAGACTGTGGCAAACCTTTGCTGATTCCACACACGACAATGACCTGGGACAACTCTACCACTCTGTGGAGCAGAGTGTACTACCACTGCAAAGAAGGATATTACTTCAATGGAGACAGGAATTTTTCAGAATGCACAATAGATCAGTCATGGGAGAATATTACATATGTGTGCAAAG AAGAGGAATTATTTAGTAATTTATCCATTTTCAATGAAACATGTGTGAGGTGGCAAAGGAAAAGTGGAAGACTGGGAGTGCAGGAAACATACACA TTTCATATACTGGGCCAAAGATTGGATGAGAAGATATTCTCAGAAGATGTGATATTTAACATCAGTACAAGTGAAGATAATCCAAAGGTGTGTTTAGATCTGGACTCTGGAAGTAACTACGTGGTGAATATAACTACCATTTCTTCTACAAACATCACTGTCTCATTTACAGTAGCAATTCAGACAAAGG TAAAGGAAGCTTTCAATaatgtattaatttttaatgataCCTGCTTGAAATGGAGGAGAAATGTCAGGGGAACTGATGTGGAAGACAAATACTCA TTTCATGTGCAAGGCCAGCGTTGGTATCAGAAGAACTTCTTTCATGAAATGACCTTCGAATTTTCCACACACAAGCAAGCTCCTGAAGTTTGTTTAGACTTGCAACCAGGCACCAATTACTCTATTAATATTTCCATGGTTGCTTTGAATTTTTCACTGCTTGTTTCTATGACAACACAAATTACAG ATCCTCCTTTCCCAGAAGTAGAATTTGTTGCGATAAAAGGTTCTGCACCTTTGCTCAGACTCCGGAAAGCAGAAGATGAAAATGGACCAATCAG TCTTTATCAAGTGATTGTGCTTCCTCTGGATTTGCAAAGCACTTTTATTTGTGACTCCTTTGCTGCTACATCTTTCTTTAATAACACCGCTGACATTAACGGATATGTGGCAGCTGAATTTCAGGCAAAGGATGTTGCTGATAATATGTCAATTGCTCTTGGAGACAGACATTATTATGGGAAGTTTTATAATGCTCCTTTAAAGCTGGGAGAAGAGTATTGtgtttttttgaaaataataagTGAGTGGAATAAG gtAAGAACACAGTCCTGTGCTGTTTGGGCACAAATTAAAA ATTTATCACCCACTCTACAATACATGACTGCTGTTGGATTAGGGTCAGTGGCTGCTGTCTGCCTTATATTGTTCCTGTCATTCTCTGTGTCACG gtCTTGTCTCCACAGCTCAGTGCatcccccacctgctcctgtaGCCTGTGAGGCTGTACGTTTATCTACTACAGGAGACGTGGCACAAGCAGGCATTGCATCATCATTCCTAGAGACTGAAAGTGTCTCTCTTCTCTGA